CCCGCAGTGTACGCAAGTAATGCTTCGCTGGAATGAGGATCGCTCATAGCCATTTTCAAATTAGCTTCCGCGCCGTAACCCATTCCCAATCGGCGGCTTTGCTGATCAAGCGGCAAAGTAACTTCCCCCAGTATTTCGGAAAGCCTTCCAGCCGCAGCTCTTGTCTGCAAATCCATTTGCCACAGGCGGTCTTTGGCAGTGACATAGCCTTGGGCATAAAAAAGGTCGAAATCGTTTTTTGCGAAAATGTGCGGGACACCCATATCGTCAAAGCGAATGGTCACCTCATCTTTCAACCCGCCCAGTTTAAGAACCTGCTTGCTTTTGGGATCAGCAGGCGCTTCGCCGTTTTGCCAAAAGCCGGTAAACGGGCTCAGAAATGGCCCTAATGCAGGAGCAGGCCCCAAAGGTCTGTTCAATGCGTAAATAAGGGCACCAGTAACGATGAGGGAAATGATCGCTTTGACAAATTTCATATAGTGGGGGGCGAATTCAACATTACTGATAAAAGAGGGATTTTACTCTGAAACTACTTGTACAATTGCCTCTACAAGAGCGAGATCGCTGTACATAACAGATCGCTCGTCGGGGATCTCTCCGGCCATTGAAATTCCCTCGGGAAAATATTTCTGTCGGCCCGGACGGAATGCTTTCGCCGTGAGGTGAAGCGAATGTATGCCTGCTGCCGCCAGTTCAGCGGCATTGGTATGGTTAACACCTCCGCCAGCCATAATTTCAACGGCACCATTCGACTCCTCGGCCAGTTTGCGGAGCAGATCAATACCTTGCGGAGCGGAAGCTTTTTGCCCGGATGTAAGAATTCTTTCGGCGCCGGTTTCGATTACGGCCTTTAATGCTTTCACCGGATCTGGCGTGAGGTCAAACGCTCTGTGAAAAGTGACTTTGAGTGGGTAAGCATAGTCGACAAGCGCTTTGGTGCGTTGTACATCCACCTGGCCGTCGGCGGTAAGAATGCCTAGTACGACACCATTTGCACCGAGTTTTTTGGCGAGATCAATGTCCTTTCGCATGATTTCTTCTTCAAACACATCATACACGAAATCCCCACCTCTCGGCCTGATCATCACATATAGGTTGATATCAATATGTTGCCTTACTACTTCAATCAATCCGGCGCTGGGCGTGGTACCGCCTTCGCCCAACCCTCCGCACAGCTCAATTCTTCCGGCTCCTCCCGCCTGTGCATTGATACAGGATTCAAGGGAATAAGCACAAACTTCAATGGTCATATTTTAATGTTTCTAATGATTGGGGAAATTACGAAAAGGTTTTGAATGCTTATCGCTGAGCGGGACCGGAATCGAGAATTTGGAGGAATGAATTAAATTCCCAATATTGTATATAATTTACCAAATTGGGAATTTAATACTAGTCGGGTGAGAATAATTACGAAGGGAACATTGCACGATTTTTGGCAGAAATATCCAGACGCTGAACAAGATCTGAAATTTTGGTACGAAAAAGTAAAAAATGCGGACTACCAATCGCCCAATGAGGTTATTGCGGATAATCCCAGGACTGATACAGTTGGAAACAATCGCATTGTATTCAATATCTGTAGTAACAAATACAGGCTGATTGCTTTATTCCGGTATAATCTGCAACGCGTATATATCAGATTCGTAGGCACACACAAAGAATACGATAGGATTAAGGACATTAAGAACATTTGAACGTTATGAACACATTGGAACAAATTAAATCTGAATTGAAGCCAGTTCACTCAGATCCAGAGTACCGAAAATATCTTGCAATCATTGATACGCTTGTGGATTGTAAAGAAAACAGCCCAGAGGAAGAATTACTGGAACTGCTATCGATCCTGGTCGAGGATTACGAATTGAAGCATTATCCGATTGAGCCGCCTGATCCTGTTGAGGCAATAAAACTGAGAATTGAAGAGCAGGGACTGAAAAGAAAAGACCTGATCAGTTACTTTGGCAGCGCCAGCCGTGTATCTGAGGTATTGAACAGGAAAAGGCCTTTAACCCTTGAAATGATACGAAAACTACATAGAGGGCTGGGGATTTCAGCGGAGACATTATTGGCTTGATACCATGGTTAACTATTTGAACAACAAAAGATTAAATCGAGAAAGAAAATAATATTTTTAGAACAGCAATTATTTTTGTTTTTTTTCGCTTTAAGCTTTTAAAAGATGTCAAATTTTTTACTTTTGCAAAAAAGTAAAGTAACTTATTAATAGGCGAAAATATTATGTACTGGACTCTCGAACTCGCATCGTACCTTGAAGATGCTCCCTGGCCAGCTACCAAAGACGAGCTAATTGACTTTGCAATCAGAACAGGCGCTCCGTTAGAAGTAGTTGAAAACCTTCAGGAGCTTGAAGATGATGGTCAGCCTTATGAAAGCATTGAGGAAATTTGGCCCGACTATCCGACAAAAGACGATTTCTTTTTCAATGAAGATGAATACTAAATAAGGAAACGGCACTCTATCGGTGCCGTTTTTTTGTTATCAAAAACCGCATTTTTTACGCAAACTCGTTCCTTATTTTTTTTAAATCTGATAAAAGGAATGTAAATTGTTAGCGTTATCATAGAGGAAGGCAAGGAAGTTACCGAAAGTGATTAGTCATAATTCAGATATCTATCCAATCCAACTGATGGAGCTTCGATTGTTGAAAGAGCTGGTTAAGAAAGGTGAGGGTGAGCACGTGGAATTCAAATTGAAATCCAATCATCCCGAGAAAATTGTCCGCGAAGTTGTCGCTTTCGCAAATTCTGGTGGCGGAAAGTTGTTCGTCGGAGTAGGCGACGACAAAACCATCAAGGGCCTCAAAGATGTCGAGGAAGATGAGTACACACTCACAAAAGCCATCGACAAGTATATTTTCCCCAAAATTAGTTTCCGAAAAGAACGAATACCGGTCAGTCCCGACCGGGACGTGCTGGTACTCACGATACCGCGTAGCGTCGATAAGCCGCATTATGTAGTGGATGGTACCGGTTACCGACAGGCATACATCCGGGTGGAGGATAAGTCGATCCAGGCCAGCCGGGAAATGAAG
The genomic region above belongs to Dyadobacter pollutisoli and contains:
- a CDS encoding AlbA family DNA-binding domain-containing protein, giving the protein MELRLLKELVKKGEGEHVEFKLKSNHPEKIVREVVAFANSGGGKLFVGVGDDKTIKGLKDVEEDEYTLTKAIDKYIFPKISFRKERIPVSPDRDVLVLTIPRSVDKPHYVVDGTGYRQAYIRVEDKSIQASREMKEIMRRGRGERDVRFQYGDKEEKLMKLLDEKESVTVDLFAAVAGIPRKIASNTLVVMVLARILEVHPQEMIDKFTMSMAYQSS
- a CDS encoding helix-turn-helix domain-containing protein yields the protein MNTLEQIKSELKPVHSDPEYRKYLAIIDTLVDCKENSPEEELLELLSILVEDYELKHYPIEPPDPVEAIKLRIEEQGLKRKDLISYFGSASRVSEVLNRKRPLTLEMIRKLHRGLGISAETLLA
- a CDS encoding copper homeostasis protein CutC; its protein translation is MTIEVCAYSLESCINAQAGGAGRIELCGGLGEGGTTPSAGLIEVVRQHIDINLYVMIRPRGGDFVYDVFEEEIMRKDIDLAKKLGANGVVLGILTADGQVDVQRTKALVDYAYPLKVTFHRAFDLTPDPVKALKAVIETGAERILTSGQKASAPQGIDLLRKLAEESNGAVEIMAGGGVNHTNAAELAAAGIHSLHLTAKAFRPGRQKYFPEGISMAGEIPDERSVMYSDLALVEAIVQVVSE
- a CDS encoding DUF2795 domain-containing protein, yielding MYWTLELASYLEDAPWPATKDELIDFAIRTGAPLEVVENLQELEDDGQPYESIEEIWPDYPTKDDFFFNEDEY
- a CDS encoding type II toxin-antitoxin system HigB family toxin yields the protein MRIITKGTLHDFWQKYPDAEQDLKFWYEKVKNADYQSPNEVIADNPRTDTVGNNRIVFNICSNKYRLIALFRYNLQRVYIRFVGTHKEYDRIKDIKNI